Within Streptomyces antibioticus, the genomic segment CGCCGTCCGACGATCCGGACCGGCCCCGCGAAGGTCGGCCCTCACGTGCGTGGGTGGCCCGGCGAGACCCGGCCCGCGACGGGCCACGCGGATCCCGCCGTCGGCCCGTGCTCCCGCCCCCACCGCGGATGCGCGCGGCGGACGTCGTGTTCGTGCGCGCCTTCCGGCGCCCCGGGCGGGGCCTTGCTTTCCCGACTCCCCGCGGGAAGGCGGCCCCTACGCACGCCCGCCGCCGGTCTGTGGCCCCGCCCCGGACGACTCCGGCGCCGGTTCGCGGCGGACGTGGTGCTCGTCGTGCTGGGTCCGTCGGCTCGGCTTCGCCGCTCGCCCCGCCCCGGACACCGCGGTCACCGGCGGCGCCGCCGTCACTCGTCCGGTGTGGTCGCCTTCAGGGCCAGCCACAGTTCCATCCGTACGTCCGGGTCGTCCAGGGAGCGGCCCAGGATTTCTTCCACGCGGCGCATGCGGTAGCGGAGGGTGTGGCGGTGGACGCCGAGGTCGGCGGCCGCCGCGTCCCACTGGCCGTGGCGGGAGAGCCAGGCGCGCAGGGAGGCGACCAGGTCGCCGCGGCCGGTCGCGTCGTGTTCGTACAGCGCGCGCAGCAGACCGTCCGCGAACGCCCGGACCGCGTCGTCCGCCAGCAGTGGCAGCACCGAGCCCGCCGCGAGCCGCTCGTGCTCCACCAGCACCCGGCCCCGGCGCCGGGCCACCGACAGCGCCTGCTCGGCCTGCCGGTAGGCCGAAGCCGCCGCGATCGGCCCGGCCGGCGCCGACAGACCCACCACCGGCTCCTCCTCACGGACCTCGCCCGCCGCCCGCGCGCCCTCCAGCGTCGACGCGTACCGGGTGGCCGCCGTCACCACCGCGCCCTCGTCCGCCGCCAGCACCACCAGACGTTCGCCCTCGGGCACCACCAGCACCGCCGCACCCGAGCGGGCGGCCGCCGACTCGACGACCTCGGCGAGCGCGCCGAGCGCCTCCCGGCCGGTGTCCGTCGGCGCGGCCGGCTCGGCCACGATCACCCGGAAGGGGGCGTCGAGCAGCTCGCCGTACAGGTCCCCGGCGACGGCCCGCGCGTGGTCCGGTTCGCCCGCGAGCAGCATGCGCAGCACCGCCGAGCCGATGCGCTGCTCCGCCGCGTGCAGCGAGCGGGAGCGCTCGGTGGTCAGGGTGAGCAGCGCGATCGCCGAGTGCACCGCGTACCGCTCGGCCGTGCCCAGGGCCGCCGCCGTGCCCACCGCCAGCGCGGCGCGCGGCAGCCGCCCGGTGCCGAGGGAGTGCAGCTCCACCCGGTCGTCGTGCTCGGTGTTCTCCTCGCCGCCCACCACCACCGAGGCCGGTGCCGACCGCTCCCGCAGCCGCTCCACCTCCGCCGTGAGCCGCGCCGCCCGCCGGCCCGCCCACTCCGG encodes:
- a CDS encoding PucR family transcriptional regulator; its protein translation is MPPTLASLVHHSALKLTVRAGEDRLDVPVRWAHVSELADPVPYMEGGELLLITALKLDAEDPQAMRRYVRRLAGAGVVGLGFAVGVNYEEIPEALVDAARQEGLPLLEVPRRTPFLAISKAVSAAIAADQYRAVTAGFAAQRELTRQTLSDGPEGLLAALAGQVAGWAALYDASGAVVAAAPEWAGRRAARLTAEVERLRERSAPASVVVGGEENTEHDDRVELHSLGTGRLPRAALAVGTAAALGTAERYAVHSAIALLTLTTERSRSLHAAEQRIGSAVLRMLLAGEPDHARAVAGDLYGELLDAPFRVIVAEPAAPTDTGREALGALAEVVESAAARSGAAVLVVPEGERLVVLAADEGAVVTAATRYASTLEGARAAGEVREEEPVVGLSAPAGPIAAASAYRQAEQALSVARRRGRVLVEHERLAAGSVLPLLADDAVRAFADGLLRALYEHDATGRGDLVASLRAWLSRHGQWDAAAADLGVHRHTLRYRMRRVEEILGRSLDDPDVRMELWLALKATTPDE